CGTAGAGGATATCCTCACCTCAATGGGAAAAGAGAAATTTAAAGAGCTCTTTATGAAATACGCAGCCAAAAAGCACTCGCTTGATATCGATGACGTGCTTATTTTAAACATCAAAGTGATAAATAATCTAGAGCTAAGCGAGATCATAAAAGCGATAAAAAGCCAAAATTTATGCTCTGATCCAAGCGTAAATGAAGATGTGATGACAAAGCCAGAAAAGAAGAAAAAAGGCAACGAGATCATCGTCGCACCTGATCCAAATGACGTGGTGCAAAAGCCGATCGATCTAAATAATGTGCAAGAATTTGGAAAAGACTTCGGAGAGAAGTGAGTAAATTTGGCTAAAAGTTAGCCAAATTTATTGATTTACGATGTCGTAACCTTGTGGGATGACTGGAGTTAGCGTCTCTTTTGGGATGAGCGCGTCTTTTACAGGGTTGCTTAGAGTGATTTTTATCTTATTTGAGAGCTTGTCTTTATAGTCAATCGTCGTTGGAAGCGTGTTTTTGATCGTTATAAAGTACTCAACCCCGTCATATATCGCCTTATAAAGTGTCGGCTGAATTTGCTCTGCGTGAGCTAAGACCTGCGTCAAATTTGGCGTATCATCTAGCCTTGAGATGATGGCTTGCTCAAGCTCATCCTCGATCACGACTACCTTGTCTTTGTCAAAGTAAATTCTCTTTGGTGTTGGACTTTCATATATCCAAAGCGCAGTGTTGTCGCTTTTAGCGTAAAATCTCCCTTTATAATTTACACTCTTGCCCTCGCTAAAGACAGTTTGAGTAAAGTCACTTTGCAGGCTTTTAAAATTTAAGCCAGCGCCAAATGAGCAAACTGCAACAAGAGATGCAACTAAAAATTTTCTCATTTTTTATCCTTTTTTGGCGTATTCTAGCCCAGTTTAATTAAATAAATAGTTAAACTATGCTAAGATCCAAAGTTTAAAAATTTAGGAAGGTAAAGTAATGATTTCATCGGTATTTAGAAAGATTTTTGGCACGAAAAACGATAGAGAAGTCAAAAAATATATAAAACGTGTGGCGCAGATAAATACGCTAGAGCCTACTTATGAGAAGATGAGCGACGATGAGCTTAAGATCAAATTTAACGAGCTTAAAGCCCAAGTCGTCGAAGAGAAAGTCACTTTAGATCAAATTTTAAATGATGTCTTTGCGTTAGTTAGAGAGGCTAGTAAAAGGGTGCTTAAGATGCGCCATTTTGACGTGCAGCTAATAGGCGGTATGGTGCTAAACGAGGGCAGGATCGCTGAGATGAAGACAGGCGAGGGTAAGACCTTGGTTGCGACTTTGCCAGTTATATTAAACGCGATGAGTGGCAAGGGCGTGCATGTAGTGACCGTAAATGACTACCTTGCAAAGCGTGACGCGATGCAAATGGGCGAGCTTTATAACTTTTTAGGCTTGAGCGTTGATGTGATACTAGGTGGCGGATACGACGACGAGGTAAGGCAAGCTGCCTATAACGCCGACATAACATACGGCACAAACTCAGAATTTGGCTTTGACTACCTTCGTGACAATATGAAATTTGAAGCTGGTCAAAAGGTGCAAAGAGGTCATAACTTCGTTATCGTGGATGAGGTCGATAGTATCTTGATAGATGAGGCTAGAACGCCACTTATAATCTCTGGTCCAACAAACCGCACGCTTGATGGCTACATAAGAGCTGATCAAGTCGCAAAACAGCTTACTAGAGGCACTCCAGCTGATCCAAACGTGCCAGGCTCAAAGCCAACGGGGGATTTTATAGTAGATGAAAAAAATAGAACGATAATGATCACAGAGGCTGGCATAAGCAAGGCTGAAAAGCTCTTTGGAGTTGAAAATTTATACAACCTTGAAAATGCCGTGCTAAGCCACCACTTAGATCAAGCTCTAAAAGCTCACAATCTTTTTGAAAAAGACGTTCATTATGTCGTAAAAGATGGTGAGGTTGTCATCGTTGATGAATTTACAGGACG
Above is a window of Campylobacter concisus DNA encoding:
- the lolA gene encoding LolA-like outer membrane lipoprotein chaperone, yielding MRKFLVASLVAVCSFGAGLNFKSLQSDFTQTVFSEGKSVNYKGRFYAKSDNTALWIYESPTPKRIYFDKDKVVVIEDELEQAIISRLDDTPNLTQVLAHAEQIQPTLYKAIYDGVEYFITIKNTLPTTIDYKDKLSNKIKITLSNPVKDALIPKETLTPVIPQGYDIVNQ